In Actinoplanes octamycinicus, the genomic window TCAGCGCCGGCAACAGGCCGAAGAACGACCCGGCGACCGGGTTGAGCACCAGCCAGCGCAGGTCGCGCCAGGTGGCCGCGTCGTTGATCATCCCCCAGGTGCGCTGGAGGTGGCCGGCGAAGCCGGGCTGGGTCACCGGAGTCGGCAGGTACCGCTCCTCGGCCACCACACCGAACCACTCCCGGGCCAGCCGGCGCTGCCGCCCGGTGCGGGCGCGGGCCCGGTCCAGAGCCTTCGGCAGCAGCGGGATCCCGATGCCGATGGTCACCACGCTGACACACAGGTTGATCCAGATCAGCAGCAGGCAGTCCACAAAGGCCAGTCCGGCGAGGCGCAGCCCGCGCACGAAGGAGATGAACATGCTCGAAGCATGCCAAGCCGAGCCCACCGGGTCAGTGGTACTGGAACCACCATTGGTTAGGGTCATCGCGTGCGGCTGATTCTCGCGGAGGACCAATTCCTGCTCCGGGAGGGGCTGGTCAAACTGCTGGAGGCGCACGGACACCAGGTGGTCACCGCGGTGACCAGCGGCCCGGCGCTGCGCACCGCGCTGGCGACCGAGGAGTTCGACGTCGCGCTGGTCGACATCCGGCTGCCGCCCGGCTTCACCGACGAGGGCCTGCAGGCGGCGCTCGAGGCCCGCCGGGCCCGGCCCGGCCTGCCGGTGCTGCTGCTCTCCCAATACGTGGAGCAGCTCTACGCCACCGAGCTGCTCGCCGACGGCGCGGGTGGGGTCGGCTACCTGCTCAAGGACCGGGTCTTCGACGGCGAGCAGTTCATCACCGCGCTGCGGACGGTGGCCGGCGGCGGCACCGTGATGGACGAGGACGTGGTCTCCGGGATGGTCGGCCGCAGCGACCGGCTGGCCGCCCTGACCGCCCGCGAGCTGGAGACCCTGGCCCTGGTCGCGCAGGGCCGGTCGAACGCGGCGATCGCCGCCCGGATGTTCGTCACCGAGAAGGCGGTGGCCAAGAACATCAACAGCATCCTGGCCAAGCTGCAGCTCCCGCCGTCCACCGACGACAATCGCCGGGTGCTGGCCGTCCTTGCCTATCTGGACGCCTGACCCAGGATCACGACCGGTTTCCGGTACGCCGTGAGCACTCCCCGCAGAGCCGGATCGGCCCCCACTGCTCGTCGAGGAAGTCGTCGTGGAACCCGGTCCGCGGCACCGCCGCCGTGACCTCGGCCCCGCACAGCGCGGTGCGCCCGGCGCCGAGCAGGGCGTGCCCGACGATCTCCTGCTCCGCGCCCGAGGCGTCGGCCCGCACCGCCTCGACCCGGCGCGCGTCGGTGGGCGTCAGCGCCAGGACGACCGGGACCGGCTGCTCCATGGCTGGAGGCTAACCGGGCGACCGGCGGCGGTGCCAGCCCGGCCGTCCGGGCCGCGCCCTCGAACCCGTGGGATGCGCGTCAGGGCTGTTGATCGTGATCGTGATCGTGATCGGTCACAGCAGGCCGCTGTTCTGCGCCAGCGTGACCGCCTCGGTGCGGCGTGAGGCGCCCAGCTTGCGATAGACCGCCCGCATGTGCGCCTTCACCGTGTTGACCGAGACGCCGAGGTCCGCGGCGATCTCCGCGGCGGTGAGCATCGTCGCGAGGTAGCGCAACACCTCGGTCTCCCGCTCGCTGAGGCTCTCCGCGGGTTGTTCGGCGCGGGCCGGGCGCAGCTCGCCGACAAAGTCCGCGACGAGCGGGGCGAGCAGCCGCATCCGCTGCAGCAACCCGTCGAGCCGCGGGTCGGCCGGGATCAGGAACGGTCGCCGGATGCCCTCCTCGGCGGCCCGGGTGACCGCGTCGGCGAGCAGGTCGGCGGCGCGCACCGACTGGCCGCGCGCGTCGGCCAGCAGCGCGGCCAGGATGCCCGCCTCGACCCGGCCGACGGTGTCCCGCTCGGCCACGGTCACCTCGCCGAGCAGGCGCTGGGCCTGCCGGACGTCGCCCTTGAGGTAGGCGGCCCGGGCGGCCAGCAGCGGCTCGGCGTCTCCCGGGTCGGCGCCCGCGG contains:
- a CDS encoding response regulator transcription factor — protein: MRLILAEDQFLLREGLVKLLEAHGHQVVTAVTSGPALRTALATEEFDVALVDIRLPPGFTDEGLQAALEARRARPGLPVLLLSQYVEQLYATELLADGAGGVGYLLKDRVFDGEQFITALRTVAGGGTVMDEDVVSGMVGRSDRLAALTARELETLALVAQGRSNAAIAARMFVTEKAVAKNINSILAKLQLPPSTDDNRRVLAVLAYLDA